Proteins encoded within one genomic window of Humulus lupulus chromosome 1, drHumLupu1.1, whole genome shotgun sequence:
- the LOC133833701 gene encoding uncharacterized protein LOC133833701, which produces MLAIIDPDDHTCYYLDPLRKSPPNDLKNLMNNVSSHIKRKTGRNEKNYKWKIVNCPRQTSSVECGFYIIRMMKDYCLNETPMRWLTSNCGGKNTYTLGEINETRNEWVAKLLERMSHS; this is translated from the exons ATGTTAGCGATCATTGATCCAGATGACCATACATGTTACTATCTTGATCCACTTAGAAAATCTCCTCCAAATGATTTGAAGAACCTTATGAACAA TGTCTCTTCACACATTAAGCGAAAGACAGGAAGGaatgaaaaaaattacaagtGGAAAATAGTCAATTGCCCTCGTCAAACATCGTCAGTAGAGTGCGGCTTTTATATCATAAGGATGATGAAGGACTATTGCTTGAATGAGACACCAatgcgatggctaactagtaat tgtggtggaaagaatacatatacacttggcgaaattaatgaaactcgaaatgaatgggtagccaagcttcttgagcggatgagtcatagctag
- the LOC133834602 gene encoding uncharacterized protein LOC133834602 has translation MGRSWMAKDRLSKEYEDGVESFIEIALKNTVDPKRVHCPCQKCSNLKKLDIKEIKNHLYFNGIDKTYVKWIWHGEQVESTSKVHNENKKISQVFDDPIEMVRDANDRFVDRPKEFVKFLGDAEKPIFPGSPMSKLVVLVKLYNLKAGSGWSDISFTKLLDLMKEILPKDNEMPSSLYEGKKTLCTLGMDYKKIHVCPNDCVLYRNTLENATECPTCKTSRWKRGKEGKEGKKGIPAKVLWYLPPIPRFIRLFRNPEHAKNLRWQEDGRIKDDKLQHPTDSLAWKTIDEKWPVIKKDPRNLLLGLSADGINPFSNMSSSYSCWPVILCIYNLPPHLCMKRRFTMLNLLISVSKQPGNDIDVYLAPLIDDLKLLWDGVDCYDSFNKESFILRGLLLWTINDFPAYGNLSGCYVKGYKGCPICGEQTSATRLKFCKKDLLHKA, from the coding sequence atgggTAGGAGTTGGATGGCAAAAGATAGGTTATCAAAAGAATATGAAGATGGAGTTGAGAGTTTTATTGAAATAGCCTTGAAAAATACAGTGGATCCTAAGAGAGTTCATTGTCCATGTCAAAAGTGTTCTAATTTGAAAAAATTGGATATAAAGGAAATAAAAAACCATTTGTATTTCAATGGAATAGACAAAACTTATGTTAAGTGGATATGGCATGGAGAACAAGTTGAGTCTACTTCCAAAGTAcacaatgaaaataaaaaaatttctcaaGTGTTTGATGACCCTATAGAGATGGTGAGAGATGCAAATGATCGATTTGTGGATAGGCCAAAAGAATTTGTAAAGTTCTTAGGAGATGCAGAGAAACCAATTTTTCCAGGGTCGCCTATGTCAAAGTTGGTTGTTTTGGTAaaattatacaatttaaaagctgGTAGTGGTTGGAGTGACATAAGTTTCACAAAGTTGCTTGATTTGATGAAGGAGATTTTACCAAAAGACAATGAGATGCCTTCTTCCCTTTATGAGGGGAAAAAAACTTTGTGCACTTTAGGAATGGATTATAAAAAGATACATGTCTGTCCTAATGATTGTGTTTTATACCGCAACACTTTAGAAAATGCAACCGAGTGCCCTACGTGCAAGACATCGAGATGGAAGAGAGGTAAAGAAGGAAAAGAAGGTAAGAAAGGGATTCCAGCTAAAGTATTATGGTATTTGCCACCGATACCAAGATTTATACGTTTGTTTCGGAATCCTgaacatgctaaaaatttaagATGGCAGGAGGATGGAAGGATCAAAGATGATAAACTACAACATCCAACAGATTCATTAGCTTGGAAAACTATCGATGAGAAATGGCCTGTAATAAAAAAGGATCCTAGGAATCTTCTACTTGGTCTTTCAGCTGATGGCATCAATCCATTTAGCAATATGAGCTCGTCTTACAGTTGTTGGCCAGTGATATTATGTATTTACAACCTCCCTCCTCACCTTTGCATGAAAAGAAGATTCACAATGCTGAATTTGTTAATTTCAGTAAgtaaacaacctggaaatgatataGACGTCTATTTGGCACCGTTGATAGATGATTTAAAGTTGTTGTGGGATGGAGTGGATTGTTATGATTCTTTTAATAAAGAAAGTTTTATACTGAGAGGGTTACTTTTATGGAcaattaatgattttccagcttatggaaacttGTCAGGGTGTTATGTTAAGGGTTATAAAGGATGTCCAATATGTGGGGAACAAACAAGTGCAACAAGATTGAAGTTTTGTAAAAAAGACTTGTTACATAAGGCATAG